A segment of the Brienomyrus brachyistius isolate T26 chromosome 13, BBRACH_0.4, whole genome shotgun sequence genome:
GTGGCACTGTCTCAGAACTACAGCTTGGTACAGTGACAATGTCTCTGAAGTATAATATGGTACTGTGCCACAGTCCCTGTGGTACAGATCTGTGCAAGGGCACTGTTTTTGAAGTATAACATGGAGTAGTGGCACTGTCCCAGAGGTTTAGTAGCATATTTAAGTTATTTGGGTAATTTTCATCTACACATTGTCCTGCAGTCCTTACAAAAGTCATTGCGCAATCATTTGCCAATTGATAGGCGTATAAAGAAAGCTTTCGATCCATTGGCTGAAGTTAACTAGAAAACATCCATCTGCCCATGTAAGAAATTACATTTTTCCACTATGTACGGGGTAATTTGTTCTGCACCCCGATGGAAGTTGAAGGAGGAAATGTTAAGTCAAAGGCCACGTCTTCTGTTACAGTATGATCTGTCTGGTGTGCAAATCACAGTGTCAGGGGCAGCGTGACCATACAGGCGTCTGAATGTTAAATATCCATTATCTCCGGAATGTCTTCTGTTCCTTCTCTTATTAACTGTCAGTGTTAATCCTTTCTTGGAGCTAGCTAATTTCAGTTTATATAATCCAGCGGCAGTCACTCAAAATCTGTAAAAGAGACACATGAACCACCTTTAACATTCGGACCCTTGGTAAAAACCTATTTAAAGGAATGCTGCATTCTGCTGGTTTCAGCATTGTATTCTACATTCCTTAATTTTAGCGAGGGTTAGTCTCAGGTTTCCTTGATCAAATAGTGGCCCAGACTCCCGCTGTTCTGCAGCAGTGATGATTTGGAACATCTGCTTGTGTGGCCCAGAACTGTCCTAATTGTCAACATCCTGGGTTGTAATTCGGACAGGGGCCCCGGATTTGTACCAGGTAGGGGTCCTTAATGCATGATTTGGGCCCTATAGGTGCCTTATTGCATTCTGTTATTATTAGCATGTACCTACATGCTTAGGCTTGGAATTCAGCAAGCAATGTTCTTGGCATTTCGTATATAGGAGAGTAACCACAAAAATCAGCCCTCTTATAAGTCAGCGAAGGACTTGAGGCTTATCAAGAGCAGGACAGTAATTACCCATGACTGGAGATCCCCAGCGGTCTCTGAGGTAGGTTCTGCTAATTATGTTTATTCAGAGGCTGGCGCATGGCGCTGGTCCTTATCAGGAGGGGACAAGCAGCTCGGTATGCCGGATCTTTCCATCAGACCCTTCTGCCATTGAGCAACATGTGGCAGAACGCTGTGTGCCGGGGGTCAAGGGAGGAGACGAGGCCCCTGGGACAGAGGTCAGAATTTAGCTCAGCTCAGAAGCCGTGAGCAGAGGGTGCCCAGACAAGCATCAACCCCCAGTGCAGAGTGGCCATGACCTGGTTTACAAAGTCATAAGGGAGGGAGACACGTAGCAGGAAACAGTGCCATTATaattcaaatattttttttgtttagtttttatttttgctattttcatttgaaatccaaTTTAGTTTTAGTTTTCAGGGTGGTTTTTATTAGAGTTTATTAGTTTTTATTAAAGTAAATATAACTAGTTTTTAATGATTATATTGTAGATTCAGTTTAAGTTTTATTTACTTAGTTTTCTAGATACAGATTGAAAGTTGTAGAGCTATTTATGTGTCTGATCTTTAGCGAATCCTACATGAATACGCAGTGCACATTATGTCCTAAAAATGGGCAAACATGTTTGAGGTATTATTAACGGTAATTAAAGACAAGCAGATTATTTCTTTAGCAAAATTAAATTATTGGTAAAAATGGTAACGGAACATATTTAACATTTGTTCGTATTGTAAttcttttagcagtatttatagTGTTTCTTTAGTTatggttattttattttcctattttatttctgtttatgaTTGTTTTTGTTGCAGATTTACTTTTCATTAATGCTAATAACTGTTACAAGACAACTGCTTGGGGCTTGTTCCTTTTACTTGAGGTTTCATTAACACTGATTTCAGATACATCTTATCATCAAATACATTTGTCAGTTATTTGTCAATCATAAATTTGCTTTCCTCTTGGTCAGATCACAAACTTAGGTGGCAAGAGGAGTTAGATCTGCATTAAATTAGCCTGCTTCATATGACCAGCTGCATAGGCTGctagctaaataaaaataatttgctaGATGGAAAACAATGGAAACATTGCAGGATGCTAAATTCAAGTCCCCTCCTTCGTTTCTTTCTGACAGCTACACAATCTGTTTCTTCCTTGTTCCTTGGTATTATGTTGTACTGATTATAACCCTGTTGCTTTTTGtatcattgttgttgttgttgttgttgtggtgGTTGTTATCAGCTGGGACCAAAACATGGAATTTGGGTAGACTTAGCTGCAGCCTAGTTTGTGTCTCGTTGACAGGATacggcacacaaacacactttgaAGTGATGACAGACTCCAGAGCACATAGCTCCCTATCTAGAATAACATTCCCATCCCCAGTCTTTTTCTACAGACCTCAGGTTGTTGAATCCACTTAAGAATTTGATAAGGACCTGATAAAATATCATGACTTGCCTTAGCATTTTCTAATTCTTCTGGGACCTAAAATACAGCAAAATTTACTTTGGCCAATCTAGTGGCTGGGAAAGGAGACATGCAGTACAGGTAACATCACAGTaatcatattaattaatataTCAATATAATTAATATCTAGTACGCTTTCCTTGGTGGCCTTGGACTGTTAGAGAAAAGGAAGAAATACCCTAGAGTATGGTTCTGTGATATCTTTTTCCCCATAATCTTCATTATTTTGATGCCTGGAACTATACTGAGTAGTAACCACAGCTTAGAAACAAATTAGCCACGGCTTTTTCTGCTCTTGTTTATTTACTTCCTGCTCTGTCCTGATtgaatattaaaaacaaatcagcTTGGCACACAGTGCCAACGGAGGTGAAAACTCAACTTCACTATCATGAAATCAACAGGAAAATACGTGTCTCTCAGCCAAACATTAAGACAACAGGCAGAGATACCATCTTTTCCAGGAAAAGAAATACCTAGTGCCTGTCTGCGTGTCTTCTCTTTTAGAAAATCTGGCACGTGAATCTCTCACACCATTCTTTATCTGAAATTGCGGTACAGAGTGATTTTCACTCTGGCCGTTGTAAATGTGTGTTGTCTTTGTATCTGTACAAAAGGAAGGTGTCCGCATCTCACTCACCAATAAATGCTTGTGATTGGTTACGCACTGGTTTGTTCCTACTCTCCTATTTCACCATGTTTAATCTTAATATCAGCATATTAAATTACAGCTACAGTGGAGAAATTCAGTATCTATACTCTCTCACACTCTGCTTCGAAAAATATTGACTGAGATGGGTTgttgccctgtcctgggttattccctgctttgcaccTGTTGTttttgggataggctctgaacccccacaaccctgtataggacaagcagtatagaagatggatggatggatgaatgaataaatggaatgaatgaatgaaaatatATCGTAAAGCTGTCAACATATAGTTTGAGCAGAACCTAAAATCAGTTCTGCTCTTTTAACTTGCCTACCAGGATGATTTTGACGTCATTtatggaataaaataaaaattaactggTGGTTGCGTGCTTCCTCGTCCACAGGCGTGGAGTCCTGCATGTCCATGAGAGCAAGGGCATCCAGGACCTGGGCTCACCTCGTTGGCAGCTCACCATTTGCCTGGCACTGGTGGTCTTCGTCGTCTGCTTCAGCCTATGGAAAGGTGTCAGATCGTCTGGAAAGGTAGACCACAGCAAGCACACAGACACGAGCCCAGGGTGATCCTACATCTGCATACTCACATCGCCGTGGTTTCAGAACTACCGTTCCCATCTCTCCACCAGATGCATCTATGACTTCCAAAAGGGACCAAATACTCTCCATGAACAGAAAAAGGCTGTCAAGTACTAGACATCTGAGCACTGATTGAATTTATAATATGATGATTTGGAGTCTAGTATGAACACATATATGAAGCTAAATGCTGAGCCTACATGAATAATTGGATTACAACCAGAGAATCTAATTTACCCTAGAAAAGAATATTTCTTGATTTGGAGGGTACAACAATAGGAAATGAGCACCTCAAAATGGTTATCATacaatattatttatataaacatttttttttattactaagaattcaataattaaataaaataagtacTACATGAAGATTCAATTTAATTCCTTGGTATTTGGTATTTGGATGATGGGACGCCATACTGCCGGTTCAGCGACAGCAGCTCAGCTGcgccctctgtctgtctgtctgttcatGTGCAGGTGGTTTATGTCACAGCCACCTTACCCTACGCCATGCTGCTTGTTCTCCTTATCCGGGGCGTCACTCTACCTGGGGCGATGGATGGCATCAGAGCCTACCTGCACATTGATTTCAAAAAGCTCAGTAACCCATCGGTGAGACACTGCCTCCTAGTGGATGGATGTTGGCCCAGCTTCCCTTAGTATACAGCTGTGATATTCATGTGTCTCAGCTGCTGTGTAATTACTAGCGCAGGGGTCTTCGTTCATCTCACATTCATTAAGGTCACTTCATGGACTTTTCATGGGAACTGAATAGACATTCATTGTTTTGACTTGATGTACCAGATGTAACCAATGATGTATTTTTGTTTAGGTCTGGATCGATGCAGCCACTCAGATATTCTACTCGCTGGGAGCCGGATTTGGTGTCTTGATTGCATTTGCTAGCTATAATAAGTTTGATAACAACTGCTACAGGTGAGAGCAGAAATGGATTTGGTTAACAAGCATCTGGACTAGCGGGAAGAGACGTTCATCTTCTTCATTTTCCATTACTGTCTCTGGTAGTTAAATTATACTCTTTAAAACACTCTTCATGGTGGGAAGCAGGCTTGTGGTGTTCAGGCTGTACTGTTTATTGCCAAACATTACTTGGGGAATCGAGGGAGACATGAAGCTGATTAATATGGCGCTTTTTAGTCTCTATAATGGCCTGGAGCCCTCAGATGTAATTTAGCATGAAAGCTCGCAGCCGCTCATGTGAGATTAACCTGACGTAGCTTAGGTAAGACCTCTCAGTGCTCATTATCAAAAAACACCTTCTGTGTGGAGGCTACAGAGAGGAAACATATCAAACCACTGTTCTTTGACTGTCAGCTGTTTACGGTCAACCCACTGCACTGCACTAGTCAAAAGTAGGACTATTTGTACAGCATATTTctctatttattcatttttgattttttttgtgttaatGTTGTCTTACACAGccctggaaaaaaattaagagactacAGCACTATGTTTTGTTTCACTTATTTCTGGGTTTATGGGTGTGTATCtgtgaattatatataatttgcagcctggttcttccctgcttctcattaatgaagggcttcttccttgctttatgggtctgcAGTCCTGTTtgtaggagcctgatacgacCTGTTCTAGTAGTGCACTTCgaacctgcacttaatgttttgcattccttttgaaggtcacttgacgtCATCCTCCGAATCATAGGAAACTGCGGGATAAGTTGATGgttatctctggcattagacagTGTCTTCTGTcccctacctggctggtttctggtcattcccagtatCACCTGCTGCACCGTGTTCTTCTGTTCTGCTGCCTTAGAAACTTTAAGCCTGGGAATAACTTGCCATAGTGccgtctgccagcagaaccaggattttaaatgcagattaaaaAATATGGtctaatttttttccagagctataTGTAAAAGCTGGTTTTAAAGTTTCTGACAAATACTATTTTgtttcaaaatgaaatgaagtGGAACTGCATGTTTCCAGTAAAGACTGACTTCAGTTGACTTTAGAACATCCTGAGTTTGTGGGGAACGTGACCAGACCCTGCTTCCTGTAGGGACGCTCTGCTGACCAGCACAATCAACTGCATCACCAGCTTCCTCTCAGGATTCGTCACGTTCTCTGTGCTGGGATACATGGCCTTTCGGAATGGCGTGAAGATTGACAATGTGGCTACTGAgggtgtgtgtttctgtaccCAACAATAGATGGCCCTTTGAGTAGTTCCACCATATCACcataaaatagaatattctacATATATCATATAGTGTTTTTTTGCCCCCGCCTCATATCATCATATCCTCTCGAACTGCTTCATCTTCGCTTCTCCTCCACTCAGTGTCTCATTTAAGGCTGTTGACGTGTGATATATTTTCTCTCCCATAGGGCCAGGGCTGGTGTTTATCATCTATCCAGAAGCTATCTCCACCCTTCCAGGATCCACATTTTGGGCCATAGTCTTCTTCATCATGCTCTTAACACTTGGCATCGACAGCTCGGTAAGGATCTGAAGTATTGCGTCGACCAGCACTGACCGTACGTACATATCCTGCCTCGGATTGCTGGCCAACCTTACGGTGTCTGCTCTCTTTGAAGATGGGCGGCATGGAGGCGGTCATTACTGGCCTTTGTGACGACTTCAAGCTCCTCAAAAGGAACAGGAAGATATTCACAGTTGTTGTCGCATCTGTGACTTTCCTAGTAGCCTTGTTCTGTGTCACGAATGTAAGTTTGCTGTGGGTTTCTTTGTGGTGGGCCTGTTTGCTTTCATGCCTGCTGAGAGCTTAGAGATTAAAAAAATAGCATAATCACATAATCCCTATATCAGCTAGCCAGAGACTACCAGATGAAAGCCAGCCAGAATCCCTTTTCACAAATTTACAGCAGTGGTTTGGCTTTTAAATACACAATAGGGTAGCTCCTATGACCAGGCATTTGTACTACGCACACCATCGACAACCTTTTAAAACACTGTTGCTTGAAGTAACAGGAGCTGAACACAACTGTAGCTAATGAAAATGATGATGATCTCTGTTTTTTGAGACACTGGAGTTTTCCTGTATGTATCAGTTTCCTTAGCAATTGTGTAGGGGAatgacagaggtggaaatttcacgTGCAGAGAGTACaacagtataaagagtcacagtcacagaatattcaactggttggttgaaacaaaatcttggtctggatttgttctctctggacctgaaatcctcAGCTTTCGTGAATGATGTATGTGATGATAATGCAAGTGTCTGCTGCTCCATCTCCGGAGGACCTCTCACAGGGTCacccggagcctattccaggcagggGTGCCCTCTGAATGCCATGCATGTAAATGAATGATGATTTAGTGACCTATGGCTGTGTTTTCTGCTGCTTCTCTACCTTCTTGGACCTGCAGGGAGGCATTTACATCCTGACTCTGCTGGATACCTACGCTGCTGGAACGTCCATTCTATTCGGGGTGCTGATCGAGGCTATTGCCGTGTCCTGGTTCTATGGTGAGATGTCCCAACTCTCACCTTTGTGTTCATCCCTAACACTGTTTAGCAGCACCTacatacaggcagtccccaacACCTGACTCATTCTTACAAatggactgccataaagcctattacATAAAAAATTTGGGTTGAATACAATTTTTTGTAATAACGAGCACACCCACTACTTTGTGAAAACATTGTGCGGCTTCAGCAGTTCGCCGGCTCATTCGtcacctggggactgcctggaTATCATTACGTCTATTGCTTTAAGTGTCGCTATTTACTAACATGGTAATAATTCAGTTTTGCTCCATTTTTGCCAAAAGTATTTCATTAGCTAGACTCCCTTCCCAGCTACTCAAACCCAATCCCACTATAACCAGTGCCTCAGGAGTAGAATGGAGCTCAGTATTCTTTTCTTCCCCAGGAGTAGATAGATTCAGCGAGGATATTGAACACATGATGGGCTTCAAACCTGGCCTGTACTGGAGGCTGTGTTGGAAGTTTTTAAGTCCAGCCTTCCTGCTGGTGAGTCCACTTGCAAGGAGAatctgtttaataaatgttatttcacCGTTAATATtcagtaaagtgcaggttactAAGAGTCTGGGTGTAAACTCATTCGATCCCCATCAGATCGATCTTGAAATGGAGGAAGACATTTTACATGATTTTGTTGCACGAATATATCAAGTCCTTATAAACTTACatgtacagatgctcctctacttacaaacgagatgcaatattattattacgaACGATaaatggccgttcgtaacttgaaatgttcgtaagtcgttattcaacatcattttaaggcgCAAGTACAATGAACTAGTATGCTGGgcgtacgcacgctacgctgctgcgcggcaggagtagcggccagaattCATATTAGGTGGAATTGgtacgcagaaaaaaaaatgatgttgcagaaaggaaacaggagcccaatgaacacaatatggacttacagtcctctgaAAGTTTGTAcgctgaaagtttgtaagtataggagcatctgtatatatttcagttatttttaccGACTAAAaaaccatccctcttttataaTTTCATATGATACATTACCATAATAGCTATTTACCAGCATTTACTTTATAGTATGTTTATCCAACCTATCTAAGTATATGAGATTCACGACATAAAATGGGGGCGGTGTGAGGCTCAGTGGTTTTGGCCTCGGTAACCATGATTTGAAATCTTTGTATCTAAATAATGTGATCCCATGACCGACAGTGTGATGCCCTCAAACCCTAATTGCTCCAGATAATTGCAGGCTCCTGCCTGTAAATGTCTCTGTTTGTCTTATAGAGCTAGATGAAAAGACAGTTTCCCCCGGTTATCATTAGAAGACCTGATTTCACTCTTTATTAATGCAGTGtatttttttaagcattttttttttaaagttgatCATCATATTCCATTACGTCATTGTAATTTTTTAATACATGCATTTTAATCTTTGGTAGAAAAGCCAGTTAGTATACTAAATACAACTATTGAGAAATGTACTGAAAAACAGTCAAATTCAGAGTCTTTAGCAATGTGATGGTAAGCGCATTAAGACGTCTTGGGAAGTGGTCATGCTAGTTTTCAGTTCTTAGCTTACAAATTCTCACAGCTGTGAATAGAGTTGTCACATGTGCCAAGTCTGACATTTCTCAATTCTTATCAATCATATTCAGCAAACAATGATAAGCTGATCAGTTTAAGGTTGGTGTTGGACTAGATCAGATAGGGAATTTGTTGATTTTTATATCCGAGCTCGAAGCTTGAGCATTAAGAGTTTATAGAGCAGTACAGTTGGATGGGCTACAGACAGGAAGCTAACAAAAGCAGCTCAGAGCCACTGATTGTCatgttattttaggttttatattCGCTGTCATATCTAAGGAATATTTCAATTGTGGATCTTTCTACAGTCTATTTTTAGTTTGCCAACAAATCCATGCAGTCAAAGCTGTTGAAATCAAAATCCAGTTCTGTAATGTCAATTTTTTATCATTACAGAAATAAGTGAATTCATGACCTTGTAAGCATGAATCTAAAGGAGTCACACcagctttttttctttcagtttgTCGTGGTTGCCAGTGTTGCAACCTCCACCAGCCTGCGGTATGATAACTACATCTTTCCTCAGTGGTCCAATTTGATTGGCTGGGGAATAGCAGCGTCATCGATGATTTGTGTGCCAGTCTATGCCATTTACAAGTTCCTCAGTGTGCCAGGAACCTTCAGAGAGGTTAGTCTGGGGAATGTcactttactttgcatgttgaaACAAAACATGTTGGCAATTGTTTCAGTATCCACAGTGAGTCTTGCTATAAGTTATTGCATACGGTGAAAGAAACATCTGAAATCAGAAATGGTAATTTATTCATTTCTGAAAATACAGAAAAAGGCCGTACCATTCCAGTTTCTTTAAACTGGAATCAGCTTACAGGGAATGTCTTTCATTCTGTGTTGTGTTATATGAATTGAAAGTGTGCTTGAGGATTTCCTATGCTGCAAAGATTACGAGAGTTGTCTTCCTGTCATGCTTTAGAGGGTAGGTTATTGTATCACTCCCAAAAAAGACCATCATCGTGTGGCCAACGGTACTGTCAGGCAGTTCAAGGTGAGTGTAGGTGCTGCTGCAATTATATCCAGTTTAAAATCACCCTCCGTAACTTTGAAAGTTAACCACACTGTGAGTTCTTGTCCACCTATTTCAGCTAAAGCACTGGTTAGCCATCTGACACCACCTAGGTCCTGCTCTTTGGGATGCCGGAGGCCGTGGTCCTTCCTGAAGACCTTCACGGTGAAGCTACAGTATCTGCTTGTTTTAAGAAAGATATCACATATCCACACTTCCATTTATATTGAATGGTAATTCCTGGCTGCGTTCTTTGTGAACGTTTTGTGTTTTGCTTTTCACAATGTGACGATGTTGATTATACCTCTCTTATGACACTTCAAAGAATATATAGGAAACAAATATAAAGTTAGCGCTGGAGCACAACAGAGATTTATAATTATTTGGCATTGCTTTTATATAAAATACGTACACGT
Coding sequences within it:
- the LOC125705986 gene encoding sodium-dependent noradrenaline transporter-like isoform X1, coding for MNIQVRSGDTLSSITSLEKREVEQVLLIDPNGFRYDEPSTAATPDSHGCPPATTGDTDRETWGKKIDFLLSVIGFAVDLANVWRFPYLCYKNGGGAFLIPYVFFLFIAGIPLFYMELAIGQYNREGAATVWKICPMFKGVGYTVIAIALYVGFYYNVIIAWSLYYLFSSLTNELPWLRCGNSWNSPGCTDPQLTNGSLLWNGTSYFKITPAAEFYERGVLHVHESKGIQDLGSPRWQLTICLALVVFVVCFSLWKGVRSSGKVVYVTATLPYAMLLVLLIRGVTLPGAMDGIRAYLHIDFKKLSNPSVWIDAATQIFYSLGAGFGVLIAFASYNKFDNNCYRDALLTSTINCITSFLSGFVTFSVLGYMAFRNGVKIDNVATEGPGLVFIIYPEAISTLPGSTFWAIVFFIMLLTLGIDSSMGGMEAVITGLCDDFKLLKRNRKIFTVVVASVTFLVALFCVTNGGIYILTLLDTYAAGTSILFGVLIEAIAVSWFYGVDRFSEDIEHMMGFKPGLYWRLCWKFLSPAFLLFVVVASVATSTSLRYDNYIFPQWSNLIGWGIAASSMICVPVYAIYKFLSVPGTFRERVGYCITPKKDHHRVANGTVRQFKLKHWLAI
- the LOC125705986 gene encoding sodium-dependent noradrenaline transporter-like isoform X2 gives rise to the protein MNIQVRSGDTLSSITSLEKREVEQVLLIDPNGFRYDEPSTAATPDSHGCPPATTGDTDRETWGKKIDFLLSVIGFAVDLANVWRFPYLCYKNGGGAFLIPYVFFLFIAGIPLFYMELAIGQYNREGAATVWKICPMFKGVGYTVIAIALYVGFYYNVIIAWSLYYLFSSLTNELPWLRCGNSWNSPGCTDPQLTNGSLLWNGTSYFKITPAAEFYERGVLHVHESKGIQDLGSPRWQLTICLALVVFVVCFSLWKGVRSSGKVVYVTATLPYAMLLVLLIRGVTLPGAMDGIRAYLHIDFKKLSNPSVWIDAATQIFYSLGAGFGVLIAFASYNKFDNNCYRDALLTSTINCITSFLSGFVTFSVLGYMAFRNGVKIDNVATEGPGLVFIIYPEAISTLPGSTFWAIVFFIMLLTLGIDSSMGGMEAVITGLCDDFKLLKRNRKIFTVVVASVTFLVALFCVTNGGIYILTLLDTYAAGTSILFGVLIEAIAVSWFYGVDRFSEDIEHMMGFKPGLYWRLCWKFLSPAFLLWSNLIGWGIAASSMICVPVYAIYKFLSVPGTFRERVGYCITPKKDHHRVANGTVRQFKLKHWLAI